Within Caldisericum sp., the genomic segment ATGATGAAGAGGAGAAAAGAGGGTCATCTTCACAGAAAGAGATTCCTCAAGATACCTGGGATGATTTAGCAGGTATTGAAGATATAAAAGAGGAACTTATGGATGTAATTAAGTCGCAATTTGACATCAATACACGCAAAGCATTGTCCAAAATGAATATTACTCCCCCAAGAGGTATTCTTCTTTTTGGACCTCCTGGAACTGGAAAAACAAAGATTGCCCGGATAATTGCCCACGAAGCGAATGCCTCATTCTTTGCAGTAAGTGGAACAGAATTTACAAGTATGTGGTATGGCCAATCAGAAGCGAATTTAAGGGCTATTTTTGAGGAAGCTTATAGAAATAGACCATCTGTGTTGCTTTTCGATGAACTTGAGGCATTCTTACCGAATAGAAGTGAATTATCTCGTTCTGATGCGCCAGAAAAAGGAATCGTTGGGACATTTTTAAGTTATACCGATGGGCTCAAAAAAATTGATGGAGTTTTGCTTGTTGGTGCAACAAATCATCCTGAACTTATAGATCCAGCAGCCCTACGTCCAGGAAGGTTTGATAAGGTAATTTATATAGGACCATTGGGAAAAGAGGGGCGGTTAAATGTTTTAAATCACTATCTTAAAGGGAAATCTTTAGATAGTGATGTGGATTTGGATAAGATAGCTGAGCGAATGGAACGTTTTACTGGCGCTGATATTCAATTAGTTTGTAACGAAGTAGCGAAAATTGCGCTTAAAAGGGACAAGAAAAATGTAAAAATAAAGATGGAGGATTTTGAAGCAGTATTGAGCGGGACAAAACCCTCTGTCACTATTGAGATGCTTCAAGAATATGAAAAGTTAGCGCAGAAGTTTATGAGACGTTCTGCAAAGGTAGAGCAGGAAGATGTTGTGGAACATCCTCAATACGATTGGAATGATGTAGTTGGTCTGGATAATGTAAAAGAGAGCCTCTTTGATGCTGTGGAAATGCCTTTAGTCCATCCAGAACTTTTGAAAGAGTATGCTGTAAAGGCATCAAAGGGTATTCTACTTTTTGGACCTCCTGGATGCGGGAAAACATTTTTAGGAAAAGTAATTGCAAGTAAAGCAAATGCTAATTTTATATACATAAAAGGTCCAGAGCTCTTAAATAAGTACATAGGAGAATCAGAATCTGCAATTCGCAAATTGTTCATACAGGCAAGAGAAAATAAACCTTGCATACTTTTCTTTGATGAAATTGACGCAATTGCGGGCAAGAGAGGGACAGAAAACGAGACAAAGACGAAAATATTAACTCAACTCCTTACTGAAATGGATGGAATGGAGGAGTTAGAGGGAGTTGTAATTATCGGGGCAACCAATACACCAGAGACACTTGACCCCGCACTTTTAAGACCTGGGAGATTTGATAGAATTTTATATGTCGCTCCACCCACAAAGGAAGCAAGGATAGAATTATTCAAGAAAGAGTTGAAAAATAGACCAATAGACCCTAACATTGACTATGAAAAGTTAGCAGAGTTAACTGAACTTTATACGCCAGCTGATATTCACTCTATTTGTAATGCGGTTGCTCTATCTGTAGCAAAAGCAAGTCTCAAGGAAAATACACGAAAGGTTATAACAACTGATGATATCTTGGAACAAATAAAGAGAACACAACCTTCAGTTAGTGCTGAAGAGGTAAAAAAGTATGAAGAAATAAGTAAGAGGATGGAACGATAAGTTATAATTGAGGTTTTATTTTGTATAACTTTAAAAATGAGAATAAGAAATTTGCAAGTTTTTAGAGATACTCATAAAAATTTACGATGACTTTGAAAGGAGAAGAGTAATGAGGAAAAGATTGTTCATTTTCTTTTTGGCTCTTTT encodes:
- a CDS encoding AAA family ATPase, translated to MLLNSFKSRKIIYNALSAVIVSGFTYFLTKSLPYYPLGWQWLFVFTVGLLTFFKPALGIVFSSLLFILPISYISLNLGLLYIAFLILLAIFKLLKPFPFFVLGLSSIIATNPKLYALEILVPLLSGFSDVGLSPILASFGCFLLEIIGILEGVPSIGLLSLGAKTKPLIALHTKPVDSLRDFAWLNQSLSSKNITPKFESVLTPFLDRPILVSQIIVWAITAGVFSYLWHKSKDLKTRIFATVIGALTFAVSTLTMSSLILGTKISQSVIESALLSAIFGILFTLAGAPLWEILSSPLFEATHLEITSPSSNDEEEKRGSSSQKEIPQDTWDDLAGIEDIKEELMDVIKSQFDINTRKALSKMNITPPRGILLFGPPGTGKTKIARIIAHEANASFFAVSGTEFTSMWYGQSEANLRAIFEEAYRNRPSVLLFDELEAFLPNRSELSRSDAPEKGIVGTFLSYTDGLKKIDGVLLVGATNHPELIDPAALRPGRFDKVIYIGPLGKEGRLNVLNHYLKGKSLDSDVDLDKIAERMERFTGADIQLVCNEVAKIALKRDKKNVKIKMEDFEAVLSGTKPSVTIEMLQEYEKLAQKFMRRSAKVEQEDVVEHPQYDWNDVVGLDNVKESLFDAVEMPLVHPELLKEYAVKASKGILLFGPPGCGKTFLGKVIASKANANFIYIKGPELLNKYIGESESAIRKLFIQARENKPCILFFDEIDAIAGKRGTENETKTKILTQLLTEMDGMEELEGVVIIGATNTPETLDPALLRPGRFDRILYVAPPTKEARIELFKKELKNRPIDPNIDYEKLAELTELYTPADIHSICNAVALSVAKASLKENTRKVITTDDILEQIKRTQPSVSAEEVKKYEEISKRMER